A DNA window from Gemmatimonadota bacterium contains the following coding sequences:
- a CDS encoding tetratricopeptide repeat protein, whose protein sequence is MPRHPTARRVPHQPTGPDDPFLAQVVEAAAWAKQHARGLVIGGALLALGIASILYYTNYRSRLRTQADAQLAELRSNPTPAVTELENFLTRFRGTAAAKEVRLLLAERYLSAGQAEKAVSTLQPLAGDLDAPLGTSAAFLLAAAEEARGAADAAEQTYLRIAEKAEFDSQRREALNLAAGLRLQRGDASGAAQVYERALELTAEDLPERALLEMRLAEALARRGTAAPRGS, encoded by the coding sequence CGACAGGCCCCGACGACCCGTTCCTTGCCCAGGTAGTCGAGGCGGCGGCGTGGGCCAAGCAACACGCTCGCGGCCTGGTCATCGGCGGCGCCCTGCTGGCGCTGGGCATCGCCTCGATTCTGTACTATACCAACTATCGCAGCCGCCTGCGCACCCAGGCCGATGCCCAGCTTGCCGAGCTGCGCTCGAACCCCACGCCCGCCGTCACGGAACTGGAGAATTTCCTGACCCGTTTCCGGGGGACGGCCGCGGCGAAGGAAGTGCGGCTGCTCCTGGCCGAGCGCTACCTCTCGGCAGGACAAGCGGAGAAGGCGGTCTCCACGCTGCAGCCCCTGGCCGGCGATCTGGATGCGCCCCTCGGCACCTCGGCTGCCTTCCTGCTCGCGGCCGCGGAGGAGGCCCGAGGCGCGGCCGACGCTGCTGAGCAAACCTATTTGCGCATTGCCGAGAAAGCCGAATTCGATTCCCAGCGCCGGGAAGCGCTGAATCTGGCCGCCGGCTTGCGGCTGCAGCGCGGCGATGCCTCGGGCGCAGCCCAGGTATACGAGCGCGCCCTCGAGCTCACAGCGGAAGATCTGCCCGAGCGGGCACTTCTGGAAATGCGGCTGGCCGAGGCGCTGGCCAGGCGGGGCACCGCAGCGCCCCGCGGGAGCTGA